One genomic window of Kosmotoga olearia TBF 19.5.1 includes the following:
- a CDS encoding M6 family metalloprotease domain-containing protein, producing the protein MKKAIIVFLLLIVTSLAFSVPAYPGEIALSQPDGTILTVRVIGDEFAHVTLYNGFPIIKNVDTGWWEYAVFDEIGKLIPSGSKAGIDALPELFEISTVYDYLSAVERPQYVACAPTSGVLKFPVILVNFSDTTPTYTPDDIEPVFTGDSNSVKSYYLEVSGGEDTLKLEFVVVGWYTVSATHGYYGEDDAHCWELVREAVQLADNDDFDFSQFDNDGDGYVDSIIVIHQGEGQELSGDPYDIWSHSGDIWPYLYLDGVYIKHYTIQPETVGGKLLTIGVACHELGHVFGLPDLYDTDYSSDGIGLWGLMAAGAWNGIHRAADSPAHMCAWSKKELGWVTVGSLNGFNGHELLSPVETNFEVLMFENADRPAGEEYFLLENRQLLGYDAALPGAGLLIYHIDEDAYQTNDLHRRVDVEEADDDNALDTYGGDNGSAGDPFPGTSANIEFGPGTSPSSTFYDGTSKLSVENITVNGLDIEFDVRTGVVLKAPLPYVIYGESNTLVYEFISEIVSYNLISQDATIIDCTLAPDRLSLDVQVLSPDHPFELTLEATDGTGESEVLTQRFLPFIYLIVHDGVSENHLITVKELNWDEVEYEAPDGTWNGDAPLYWKWIDSLPVEVFGHQLEE; encoded by the coding sequence ATGAAGAAAGCTATTATTGTTTTTTTGCTCTTAATAGTAACTTCTTTAGCCTTTTCTGTTCCGGCATATCCGGGAGAGATAGCGCTTTCTCAACCCGATGGAACGATTTTAACGGTTAGGGTTATAGGTGATGAATTTGCACACGTCACCCTTTATAATGGATTTCCGATAATAAAGAATGTTGACACCGGTTGGTGGGAATACGCAGTTTTCGATGAAATTGGTAAATTGATACCTTCGGGGAGTAAAGCTGGTATTGATGCTCTTCCAGAACTCTTTGAGATTTCAACGGTTTATGATTATCTGAGCGCGGTGGAAAGACCTCAATATGTTGCCTGTGCCCCAACATCCGGTGTGCTGAAATTTCCGGTAATACTCGTGAACTTTTCTGATACAACCCCCACATACACGCCCGATGATATTGAACCGGTCTTTACCGGAGATTCCAATTCGGTAAAAAGCTATTATCTTGAGGTTTCTGGTGGAGAAGATACTCTTAAGCTTGAGTTTGTTGTTGTAGGTTGGTACACAGTATCCGCAACACATGGTTATTACGGAGAGGATGATGCCCATTGTTGGGAACTTGTAAGAGAGGCAGTGCAACTTGCGGACAACGATGATTTCGACTTTTCACAGTTTGATAACGATGGTGATGGTTATGTTGATAGTATCATCGTGATTCATCAGGGTGAGGGCCAGGAATTATCGGGAGATCCATATGATATATGGTCACACAGCGGGGATATCTGGCCGTACTTGTATTTAGACGGTGTGTATATAAAACATTACACGATCCAGCCGGAAACGGTGGGAGGAAAGTTGTTGACAATCGGGGTTGCCTGTCATGAACTCGGGCACGTTTTCGGGTTGCCAGATCTGTATGACACTGATTACAGTTCTGATGGAATTGGTTTATGGGGGCTGATGGCTGCTGGAGCATGGAATGGCATACACAGAGCTGCGGATTCCCCTGCCCATATGTGTGCCTGGAGCAAGAAAGAACTTGGTTGGGTAACGGTTGGTTCCTTGAATGGATTCAACGGCCATGAATTATTATCTCCAGTTGAAACCAACTTCGAGGTCCTGATGTTCGAAAATGCAGACCGTCCAGCCGGAGAAGAGTACTTTCTTTTAGAAAACCGTCAGTTGCTTGGCTACGATGCGGCTCTTCCGGGCGCGGGGTTGTTGATTTACCATATCGATGAAGATGCTTATCAGACCAATGATTTGCATAGAAGGGTAGATGTCGAAGAAGCGGATGACGACAATGCCCTTGATACTTACGGTGGAGATAATGGTTCTGCTGGCGATCCGTTCCCTGGAACTTCGGCAAATATTGAATTTGGTCCCGGCACTTCGCCAAGTTCGACATTCTACGATGGAACCTCAAAACTCAGTGTTGAAAATATAACTGTAAATGGTCTTGATATTGAATTTGACGTTCGTACCGGTGTGGTACTCAAAGCACCGCTGCCATATGTTATTTATGGAGAATCGAACACACTGGTGTATGAATTCATTTCCGAGATAGTGTCTTACAACCTGATTTCTCAGGATGCAACTATAATAGATTGCACACTTGCCCCCGATAGGCTTTCTTTGGATGTCCAGGTGCTGTCACCTGATCATCCCTTTGAGCTGACGCTTGAAGCGACGGATGGAACTGGCGAAAGTGAAGTCCTGACCCAGAGGTTCTTGCCTTTCATTTATCTAATTGTTCATGACGGTGTCTCTGAAAATCATCTTATCACTGTAAAAGAATTGAACTGGGATGAGGTTGAGTATGAGGCGCCTGACGGTACCTGGAACGGTGACGCACCGCTTTACTGGAAGTGGATAGATTCGTTGCCTGTCGAAGTATTTGGTCATCAATTGGAGGAGTGA